gtcctcGCCCTGTATCTGTCCATGCATAACCTGTCACTTGAGTGGTACATTTCTGCTGAGTAAGAGGAAACATCCCAAAGTGAGATTTCTAAATGTTATGTAGCGATGCATGTCTGGCATTGTTTGGATAGTTATAAAACATGGGGGGTAACGTGCAATACAGTAGAAATGTTGTTGCCACAAGTGTTCATGGTCATTTCAACAGCAAGCCTTTCAGAGCACAGAGCTGCTTCTCCTGCACACCACACTGAATCAAACAGACAAGGGAAGACTGAagatttatttgacagcttaAGTGCCAAAACAGCTTTGGTTCATTACAAGAAAAAGATCAAAGGTGATGTTCAGGTGAAGACtcacttttaaatataatttgtgcAGCTTACTCACTGTCTGTGCATTAACAGCTTGTTCACAGACAGACTCTCACCTGTTGTTGTCACCAGCACGTCACCAATGCTCTGACACTGAATGTGGAGTTTTGTGGACACTATTACAGTCACACAGATtgattcatttaaatttaaagccaACTTGAGCcatttaaatatttgatattATGCTGTGGATATAAAATCTAGAGAAGTCTATTTTCACGTGAGTCTTGAGATTGTTCATCCCCAGGAATTATTCATATCCACACATATTGCATAAACCATTTAAGATTATAGgaaaaacattaatacattCTGAGAGTGGATTTTCCTTTAAAGAGAGACTATGTAATTTTTGTTGTGCATTGTGGTTTCCACAGACAGTTATTGGATGATGCTAAAAGAATTAGTGGAGATGagtttaaaaggtttttttcataaaacaattTATTGTGTTGAGTTCAGCTTTTCCTTTGTACGCAAGAGGATCACTGTGCTATTTCTTCTCTGCAAAGTTACATAGTCTCGTTTTAAAGATGCTTTTTGTGAAACAGTCAGTGATTCTTTGACCTCTACAGAGCTGATGAATCAGAGCCATGGTCTGTTCATATTCAGTGTCATAGAAAGACCTTGTGGTCCTCATTTTTACTATCAACCTGTACAtgacgcacacatgcacaaacacacctcTGCTCATTGTGTTCAAAGAGCAGAATAGTTGTGctgtattacttatttattgtaagatattgtttatttaagtatttctgAGGTGACAAAAGTTAATGTGCCATGTTCAGGGGTTCAACAAAGTGGAAGTTCATTCTTAAGAAGAGAAGAGGTTTGTGATTTGAAGCTGCAATGCTGGAATGTAAAAGTGTTGTTATGTTTTGTGGCCACTTGAGGGCAGCAGAGAGCAAGGTAGTATGATGACGCTCGTCTCTTTCCTCAGGGGGCAAATGCTGTAATGGACAGGAAACCAACAGGAAAGTGTAGTTAGTGTTTTATCGGCTGTTGTCATGACTGTGTAAAGTTACCTTTTTTTAAGCTGTTGTTTAAAACCTGTTTgcatgttaaaaacaaaaaacacaaagttcacAATGCAAGGGAGGACACATTGAAGGCTTTGTACTACTGTAATATTGTtgatgtgtaaatatatatgccTATGTTTGgtatgttgttattatttatcagttgtaaatgaaaaaaaaaaaaagtcaaccaCAAAGCAATACGTCTCCCCTTGTGTCCCCTCAACCTTCTGACAGCTGAAGCCACATGTCTTTTCTAATGCAGCGTTTTACTATGTCAACAtttgactgaaataaataaattataggtTTTATGTGACATCTCTAGGTGagcttgtggtcatttttgggcTTGTATTTAGATACTGTGTAGTTgtgtacaaataaaatgtttgccaAGTGAATCCGACCAATGATAACACACCAACAGTGCAGACACCCTCAAGAACTTTAACCCTGCTGATAAATCAACACCCAGAAAGAAGGAGGATGGATGTGGTCTGATGGGTCTGCAGTCAAAGTTTTCTTTTGGAATCCAGGAGAGCCAAACAATGCTGGAGGTGAACACTGTGTTCACAACAACCTTGACACAAATAATACATGGAATGACCATCAGTGCTCTAATACATCaccttttgtttgtgcatctcgCAGAGTTTGTCCTTAATGAACAAGGTTATGTCTGATTCAACTCACTGACTTTACACATGTTGCTCTGTAGTTGTGCATTAAGCCTGCATTGAGATACAAATGccagtaataataaatacagcatAAGTCTCACAAATAAACTCACAAAAATGGTCTGTTGTTATAAGTCTTTTACAGAATAGATTTCATTCTTGTAATACAAGCTATCATAGAAGATATTGCATCAACAGCACGGATCAAAACTGATCCCAATAGATCCCTAAGTAGTACTTAGTACGAAGGGCACATTGGATTGAAAGGTTCCTGACATTTCTATGGAACACATAGGCATGTTTAACTGCAACATATAGTTATTGAAGAAGAGTGCATCAAACTTCTTCTTTGAATTTGTttgattctgttgtttttatgttagtCTTCTTgtctttcatgtcttttctaATGCAGCATTTTACTATGTCAACATTTGACTGAAATTAATAAATTCTAggttttttatttgacatctCTAGGTGAGCTTGAGGTCAATTTTGGGCTCATGTTCAGATAGTGTGTAGTtatgtacaaataaaaatgtttgccaAGTGAATCCGACCAATGATGTCACACCAACAGTGCAGACACCCTCTCTGAAGCATACAAAAGAAAGCAGGCTTTCAACTCTCCAACAACGCAGATCACATATTGAAAAGCCTTGGACAGAGACTCTGACACCAACATGCTCTTGTTCCTCTTCTTGTTTGGTCTGGCTCTGGGTGCTGTGTCTACTTCAGATGACCAGCAGGTGAATCTACAGCGTGGAAACTGTCCCACGTCCTGGTACAACTTTTACGGCCGCTGCTACAAGTACATCACCACAAGAATGACCTGGGCTGATGCAGAGCTCCACTGTGTGTCTGAGGGGACAAACCTGGTGTCTATCCACACTCTGGATGAACATAATTTCATCAAATCCCTGGTCAAGAACTTTGATCATGCTCAGGGATTTACCTGGATTGGACTCAGCGACACCCAGAAAGAAGGAGGATGGATGTGGTCTGATGGGTCTGCAGTCAAATTTGTCTTGTGGGATGCAGGACAGCCGGACAATGCTGGAGCCACTGAACACTGTGGACACATCAACATTGGCACAGATTTGAAATGGAATGACTATCCGTGTTCTAATGCATTACCGTTTGTTTGTGGATCTCGCTCAGTTTGTCCTTAGCAAACAAGAAGTTTATATCTGATTCTACTCACTGACTTCCCACCTGTTACTGTGTATCAGACtgcataaagacacaaatgtatgAGTGTGCAGAATGAATCACATAAATAAACTCATATAAAAACTCAACATGTATGACAAAGTAGTATGTCTTatacacatgttttaaaatatttaaacagaaGAAGATATTGCATTAGCAACACAGTGAAAACTGGTCCCAGTAGATCCCTTTTGACCGCTGGATCATACATGCATTGCTTTAGTAGTTGTAATCAATGTATCACCAACAAGATCAGATCAGTATCATTTTAAAGCACAATATTTGTTAAGAGCCAGGCTACTTCATTCTGGCATTTAACATAGAACTAAATTACTGAATAGCTCATTGCTAACAGCAACACACGTGAAGAGTCATAAAGCCTGCAAACTGACTGGTTGTTATACAGCTATATTTACACActggttgtttttattttcaagttttattGTGTCAACATTTGActgtaatgaataaatgatacatttttatgtgaCATCTCCGGATGACCTTGTGGTCCCGTTTTTGCTCGTGGTTAGGTTCTGTGTAGTTGTGTACAACTGAAAGTGTTTGCCAAGTTCAGTTGACCAATGACATCACACCAACAGTGCAGACACCCTCTCTGAATCACATAAAAGAAAGTGGCGTTTCAACCGCTCTTCAAGCTCTCGATAACATACAGTTGTGCACATTATTTCAACTTCtgtgacagacagaaacaccaACATGCTCTTG
This genomic interval from Centropristis striata isolate RG_2023a ecotype Rhode Island chromosome 14, C.striata_1.0, whole genome shotgun sequence contains the following:
- the LOC131984332 gene encoding lactose-binding lectin l-2-like; the encoded protein is MLLFLFLFGLALGAVSTSDDQQVNLQRGNCPTSWYNFYGRCYKYITTRMTWADAELHCVSEGTNLVSIHTLDEHNFIKSLVKNFDHAQGFTWIGLSDTQKEGGWMWSDGSAVKFVLWDAGQPDNAGATEHCGHINIGTDLKWNDYPCSNALPFVCGSRSVCP